GTGTCAAAGCAATCGCCATCGCATCGGTAATATCTAAAGGCTTGATCTCTTTTTTGATCCCCAGGAGCCTCTTTACCATGAAAGCAACCTGTTCTTTGGCCGCTTTGCCGTTCCCTGTGACTGCTTTTTTCACCTGAAGCGGTGTGTATTCGTAAAAGTAGCCTACCTCCTGAAGTATCTTCAAGGAGAGTGCCCCCCTGAACTGTGCGAGTTTGAGAACCGACTTTGGATTGTAGGCGAAAAAAATATCTTCGATTGCCACTTCATCGATGGGATGGGCCTTCAGAATGATGTCTATCCCCTCTACAAGCTCTACGATCTGCTCCTGGAGCTCTTTTGCCCTGATCTTGAGAAGTCCCGCTTCTACAAGTGAAAACTTTTTTCCATCCCAATGCAGGATACAATAGCCTAAA
This DNA window, taken from Sulfurovum lithotrophicum, encodes the following:
- the ruvC gene encoding crossover junction endodeoxyribonuclease RuvC, with the translated sequence MNILGIDPGSRNLGYCILHWDGKKFSLVEAGLLKIRAKELQEQIVELVEGIDIILKAHPIDEVAIEDIFFAYNPKSVLKLAQFRGALSLKILQEVGYFYEYTPLQVKKAVTGNGKAAKEQVAFMVKRLLGIKKEIKPLDITDAMAIALTHLQRVKMRKK